GGACCTACCCGATCCGGATGGAATATCGGCCATAACTCTTCCAAAGATCTCATGATCGGATCAACATGCACAGCAAGAATGCACTGTTTTGTAGCGGTACGCTCCATCTCCCTTGCAAATCCCACCCAATCATCAGAGAACTGAATAACAAATGTGGCAAGAGCTACTTCCACATGTGCAGGTAACTGCGCATCTACATCTGCAGGCCACATGCTTTGTAACACCTGTACCCTATGACTCACATCATAGCGCTCTACCGTTTCCTCTAAATGAGATATCATCTCACCCGCAGGTTCGATCGCCACAACGTGACACCCAGCTGCCGCCAATGGACCCGTAAAGCGTCCGACTCCTGCACCAATATCAAGAACCGTGCGTTCCTCGCCTAAGTGTTTCAATACTTCTTGGAATATAGGTGATTGTGTGACATCTTGTGTTTCACTTGAGCGTTTTAATCCAGCCGCCATCATGCTCATCGATGCATGCGACCGTGCGCTTGGCTTCATTCCACGACTACTCATATGTATTCACTCCCCTGAGCATTGCTTTCACACTCATCATAATCCAAAACTCTCATGCTGCATATCGCAACCTCAAAATAAAACATGCCTATATTTGCGACCTTAAAATTGCCAAATCATATAGTTGCGATTGAAATTTATTTTTGCGTACCACACTTACTCTTTCGCGACATTTCCCGCGCAATATCGTCAAAACTCGCAACCCATCTCGACATAATTCTCCTAGTGATCAAATCAATAACTAAACTGAACATGAGAGCTAAGTTCAATTACATCTGCACTCTACCGTTTATAGAGAGATCATACATCTATTGTCGAGCCAATTCAGAGTTAGCTTTCCGGTAAAGGAAAAGGATTGGTAGACATAACAGCGCAGCAGCATGGCAGCAATTTCTCAATATCCATTTCGTTATAATATCTCAGCTAAGAATTGGCGACAGCTACAACGTGTCCATTTAACTTACCATGCGGATCTACTTCTTATAGAGGTTGTTCAAAAAGGGGTCAGAACTCCCCGGCGCGTTGCAGCGTCAGCGCCAAGAACGCTCCCTCACATACCCAAAACGTATGCTCAGTCCACATTCTTGGCTCGCTTCCTTGCACTGCGCGGGTCTTACCTGCCCCCTTTTTGAACAGGCACTTATAAGCGATCCCCCATTATTACATAAGTAGATACATGCGCAAAAAAAATTCAACTACCAAGAACCTTTACAAAATCACGGCATCTTTGGTAGTTGGATGATTGGTTTATAGAGGTTGTTCAAAAAGTGGTCAGAACTCCCCGGCGCATTGCAGCGTCAGCGCCAAGAACGCTCCCTCACGTACCCAAAACGTACGCTCAGTCCACATTCTTGGCTCGCTTCCTTGCACTGCGCGGGTCTTACCTGTCCCCTTTTTGAACAGGCTCTTATACTATGTTTCTTATGCTTTGAAAATTGAGTTGACTACTCTGTGCGAATCTGAAGAGTTTCGCGTAAGGCAGCCTTGTGAATTTTGCCTGCACTCGTCATCGGTAGCCTATCCATAAATACTATCCGATCCGGAATCCAAAATGTAGCGAGACGTCCATCTTGAACCGCCTGCCTGAGATGTTCCCAAAGAAACTCTTCACTACATATTGCATTCGCCCTTTTACTCATCTCGATGACTGCGATGGGACGTTCTCCCCATCGCTCGTCAGGCCATGCAATGACAGCAACATCGATGACTCCATCACATTCTGAGAGAAGACTCTCAATCACACTTGTAGCAATCCATTCACCACCACTTTTTACGGCATCCTTTTGTCGATCAAGCACGTACAATGAGCTGTCTTCATGCCAAACGGCGAGATCTCCACTGCGAAACCACCCGTCACTATAGGTAGCCCGTGAACGGTCCGGATCACAAAAGTAACCATCTGGTAACCAAGGACTTTTAACCCATACTTCGCCTATTGTAACTCCATCTCTCGGAACAGAGCCACCCTCTTCATGACGAACATCGACGATTACCATAGGCAAGGGCAGCGTTCGCGTAGCTAAGATGGTTCGTCGTTCTTGATCTGTTAGCCTTTTCGCATCTACGATCGCAGAGATACTTGTTCCCAACTGATCAGAACCACCATAAATAAGCGAGAATGTTATACCTGCTTCATGCAAGCGTTGTGTAAGACCAGTTGATAGCGGACTGCCACCGGTGAGAACACGTAATGGGAGATGCTCTTTACACCCAGTCTGTTGTTCCCATTCATGCAACAGCATGTGCAGTTGTGTCGGGACCATATTGCTCCACGTCACATGTTCATGCGCAATGATCGCTAGTTGTTCTTTAGCATCTGCCCGTTCTGGAAGCACCAGCTTCGCTCCGAGGTAGGGTATAAAAAAAGAGGCTCCCCAGCCGTGAATGTGAAAGAATGGGATCAGTGGCATCATGGTATCGCCACTGACAATTTTGGCCCCTGTATCATGAATCGCTAGATGATGTGCAATCTGCAAGGAAGCGTGTAGCATGTCGCGGTGCCGATAACGCATGCCTTTAGGACGTCCAGTCGTTCCAGTCGTATAAAATATGGAAAAAATATCGTCATCCTCTACGTCTATACCAAACTCTATTGGCTCCTGTTGTGCAGCATCACGTCCAATAGCTATCAGTTGCTCAAATGTCAACTCGCCATGTTCCGGTGCAATGGCTAGTGAACGATCTTCCCTCATCCAGATCACTTGTCGTACGCTCGTTTGCATCGTATGTGCAACTTGTGCAAAACCTTCCCAAGCAAAGATATATTCATCGCCTGCATGCTGCACTGTATATAGTAAATCTGCTTTTGGGAGACGGAAATTGAGCGGATGGTTAATCGCCCCAAGCATAGACAACGCGAATTGCAGCTCAAAAAAGCGATAGCTATTGACATCGAGAATCCCGACTACTGTACCTTTTTGAATGCCTATCCTACGCATACCATGTGCTAAGTGATACACGCGTTGCCACTCTTTTTCATAGGTGGATCGATAAGAACCACTGATCACCTCTACATCTGGACATTTCCATGCAGCGTCTGCCAAGATTTCATGGATTAAACCCTTACGCATCGAGACCAATCCCCCACACTTCACGATCATTCATGGCCCATGCTGGATATTCTTCATGCAAGATAAAACGCGCAGCATATAACTCCGCTAATTTTTCATAGCGCTTTCCACCTGTTGGTACCAGCGTATAAAGAAGTGCCACTTGCGTCGCGTCAGCAATCTGTTCTAAGACGTGTTTTGCGTGCCATTGTGCTTCTTCAGAAGGTAAATCAGCCAATTGCGCAAGCGCTGTCTCCATCGCATATTGTGCGATCTTCGCTGTCTTTGTACCTATTTTTTCGAGTATCGGAACAAATTCAGCTAGATAGGTTTCGTGTGCATGATGCTTATGAATCGTCTCTAGAAAATCGAGTGCCTGAATATTGCTTGGCCCTTCCCAAATAGGCGTAATAAGTGCTTCGCGATGCCATCTCGCAACGCTATATTCTTCGAGAAATCCTAGACCACCAAATAATTCCATAACCATCGCAGTCATTGCAGATGCGTGCTCAGCCGTACGATTTTTCGCTACGTGCGTGAGAAAGCGTGCATAGTGATAGTCACTTGTATACGGAGGGCGAGTATCCCAAGCGTGATCAAACTTGTCGATCGCATGAAAACTCAACGCAAGCCCACCAGCTAAACGAACAGCAAGATCTGTCAGATCGCGACGAATCAATGGATATGCTTGTAATGCATTCCCAAATGCTTTACGCCTCTGAACACGTTCAAGCACTTCAATATGCGCTTTACGTGCTGTACCCATAGCACCCATCGTATTAGCGAGACGCGAAACGGTTAAATTTTCAAGAGTATAATAGATTCCTTGATTGGCCTCGCCAATTAGATACGCTTCACTTTGGTTTAACTCTGCCTCACCAGAAGGAACTGCGCGCGTGGCACTCTTATCTTTAAGCCGCCGAATGTGAAAGTTAAGCTTAGAATCGCGATTGATGCGTGGCATGAGAAAGAGGGCTAGACCCTTTGGCCCAGGTTTTCCACCTACCGGTCTTGCTGTCGTAATCGCATAATCAGTGAGCCCTGCACCACTTGCAAAATACTTGTCTGCAGTGAGGTGCCAGTGATCGCCGTCTGGTGTAGCCATGGCTTCATTTGCCCCAAGATCGCTGCCACCCTGAGATTCGGTCATCCACGTTGCTCCATAGGCTTCACCTGAAAGCAGTTGCTCCTTCCACTCTGAAAATTGTGGTGCATACTTATGAATTGCGTATACCGTTTGTCCAGTGATCGTCAAAATGCAGTACAATCCAGGATCCCCAACAAGATAGCCAAGTGCATAGTGATGATGCCAACTTCCACCCTCATATGGGGGGCGATTGATATGGGCGATCTGTTTCAACACAGAACGATGTGCTGGACTCAACCGCACGCGGTCGATGCGATTGCCGTCCAGATCATGACTGACAAGGACTGGACGTGCATCATGATCAACATGGTAAACGGTTTCATAAATCTCGCGTCCAGCATATTCTCCAAATTCCTGAAGTTCTATTTGATGCTCTGCATAGTCAGACCAGTAGTGTTTAAGAATCACTTGTAAATCGTGATCCTGCGTAAAATGATTTTTACCATAGGCATATGAAATGTGATTCATACCTGTTTCTCTCCCCTTCGCTTATGCGCTAACGTCTGTGTGATACGTTCGCGCAATTCCAATAGTTCACTGCGTACCACCTCTAGGTCGCGAATCTGCGCATCAATGTCGCTTAGTTTCTCATCACCACGCTTTAGTACATCTTCCAATTGAGTGATCTCTGTCACATCTACATCGTACAAATCAAGCATGTCTGCGATCTCTTTCAAACCAAATCCCAATCGACGTCCACGCAAGATCAATTGCAATCGAACGCGATCCCGATCGTGATAGAGTCTTTGAACACCGCGTCGCTCAGGTGCGAGCAGTCCCACTTCTTCGTAATAGCGAAGAGTTCTCGGTGTTACATCAAATAACTCCGTAATCTCTGAAATCGTGAATCGACGTTCCACTTCAATGCCTCCAAACGAAGCGTATTCTTTCCTATTAGCATTTACATGCGAATATAAACAAAATATACGGTCTATTTACGTTTCCGTCAACTGCATGAACCATCACTCCTCTGGTAGATGGTACGAAGCGGTTTGAGAACAACTTCTTATTACACAAATTGCTCAGGCTCTAATAGAGCAAAAATCCCATTGAATAAGGCCAAAAGCCTACTCAATGGGATGAAGTTATTTCAATGAATTATGCGCTAGGAGATACCCACCAATATTGCATCTGTGGAATCCCAACTGATGCATCTGCATATTGAATTGTTCCATGAATATTTGGAGCATGAACGGTCAATGTTGCTTGGTTATTTTGCCATAAAACCGGTAAATGTTTAGCTGTAAACTCTTCATACTTAAAAAATACTTGCATGTTTTGCTGCTCTGTTGGATACGGTAAATGCGTTGCATGAATTAGTGCATCTTCTTCAGAATTGCTATATCCATCACCCGAAGACGCACCCGTTCCAAAAAGTCCACCTCCAGATGGATAAAAACCTGGTCCATCATAGTACCATCCAAGTCCTGTCGCCATCTGCCATCCATTTGGATTCTTCACATCACTAGTAAGACTGATCAACGAACTAAACGAGAGAGGTTTCACTTGAATATCAATGCCCTCTTGCGCCCAATCTTGTTGCATTAATTCTACGGCGTCCGTTTCTGAAAGAGTCCCACTAGGATATAACATGGTAAACTTCATTTTTTCTGATCCTTTAGTCATGACTCCATTGACTAATTTCCAACCATGAGACTCCAAGAGCTTTTTCCCTGCAGCAATATTAAATGGGTACGGATTGGTATTGAGTGCCGGATCGTAAAATTTGGTTTTAGGGATGTTCGGGATAGGGCCATCAATCGGATCTGCATACCCATGATAAATATATTGATTAATTGCTTGGTTATTGATTCCCATTTCCATAGCTTGACGAACATACAGGTTCTTAAATATTCCTCTCACTTGTGCACCTGGAAATAGATTTAGTTCTGTATCAAAATAACCAAACGTATATTCAGGAACAATCGAATCTCCCTGCGATGTGAGTGCCTTGGATGATCCGATTTGGCTTAAATCCATATAACCAACATTGACTTCGCCAGTACGAAGAGCGGCAAATTCTGCAGTATTAGAAGCTTCATATGCGAGAATAATTTTACTCACAATACTTTTATGCCCTGAGTATTCAGGATTGGGGATGAGTGTCCAATACTGATTAGGCACTGCTTTTTGCAATTTAAATGGCCCATCCACAACAGAAATAAAGTTTGGATTCGTAGCCTCTTCACCTAAATACTTAATTTCTTTCATGATGTTTTTATGAATATCCCATGCTGCAGCTGGCATGGGAACTAATTGAATAAGTCCATTGTAAATAAACCATTGTTGATTTGCCGGTTGATCAAGCGTCACCGTAAATTCATAAGAATTATTGGCAACCACACTTTTAATACCTGACGGAATATCGCCAGTGCCTTCGCCAACATAGGGCCAAGGTGCAGGTGCATTAGCAGACGATGCAGCTTGAATCACATGCCATGTAAACAACACATCTTTTGATGTGACAGGCTGGCCATTGGACCACTTCCATTTGGGATTTAAAAAAACATGGTATATCGTCCCTGATTTGTTGTAGGTGATTTTATTGGCGATAGATGACTGCCAATTGATACTGTAATTATTATTGATCCACAGTAACGGTTTGTATATTTCATCATACAGTCCCGCATTGTAATCAAAACTAGCATCGGTAATGGGTAGATACCAGTTGTAATTCGTTTGTGCTGCTTGTGCAATCACAATCGTGCCACCAGGTGTAGGTTTAAGAGATGTAGCCGATTGTCCAGCCGATCCAGTGGAACTATTTGTAGTACTACCACAGCCTGTCACAACCAATGCTAAAGATACGGCTAACATGCCATACCCAAAAGACTTTACCTTTTGAGAACCTACACGGTTCATCTTTCCCTTCGTTATCCACGGCATCATTATTTCCCCCAGTTGTAAGGTCATCTCATCTGTTTATTGAATGGTCAACTCAAAGTCTGCAATAATTTCCCCTACAAGTTCTTGACGAGTATTGAATAATTTAGGATGCTCATACTGTTCTAATGCGGCTTGCTCCGCTTCAGATAAGATGGATAGATCGAGCAAAGTTTTTAACACGGCAGGTTGTATCGCTCGAGCGTTTCCATCTCTAGTTTTTGCTACGATGGTGAGTTGTCTTTCTGTATCAATCACTAGAAAAAATCCTTCTGCCCCTCCCTTAGCCAATAATCGTCCATCGGTTGCGAGCATGAGGTTCGTGTCAAATCTACCTGTTCCACCGACTAACTCTGGATAAGTTCGCATCGCATGAGAGATCCTTTGCATCGCTTCCCC
The genomic region above belongs to Sulfoacidibacillus ferrooxidans and contains:
- a CDS encoding class I SAM-dependent methyltransferase; its protein translation is MSSRGMKPSARSHASMSMMAAGLKRSSETQDVTQSPIFQEVLKHLGEERTVLDIGAGVGRFTGPLAAAGCHVVAIEPAGEMISHLEETVERYDVSHRVQVLQSMWPADVDAQLPAHVEVALATFVIQFSDDWVGFAREMERTATKQCILAVHVDPIMRSLEELWPIFHPDRVGPHMPGFEEIYPVLLHAGIVADVHIFEEELGPRWLDVATALPMIALQLEISDDTDAIKRLENILEDRASAILQPRPHRMAMISWMPKTVQ
- a CDS encoding acyl-CoA dehydrogenase family protein, with product MNHISYAYGKNHFTQDHDLQVILKHYWSDYAEHQIELQEFGEYAGREIYETVYHVDHDARPVLVSHDLDGNRIDRVRLSPAHRSVLKQIAHINRPPYEGGSWHHHYALGYLVGDPGLYCILTITGQTVYAIHKYAPQFSEWKEQLLSGEAYGATWMTESQGGSDLGANEAMATPDGDHWHLTADKYFASGAGLTDYAITTARPVGGKPGPKGLALFLMPRINRDSKLNFHIRRLKDKSATRAVPSGEAELNQSEAYLIGEANQGIYYTLENLTVSRLANTMGAMGTARKAHIEVLERVQRRKAFGNALQAYPLIRRDLTDLAVRLAGGLALSFHAIDKFDHAWDTRPPYTSDYHYARFLTHVAKNRTAEHASAMTAMVMELFGGLGFLEEYSVARWHREALITPIWEGPSNIQALDFLETIHKHHAHETYLAEFVPILEKIGTKTAKIAQYAMETALAQLADLPSEEAQWHAKHVLEQIADATQVALLYTLVPTGGKRYEKLAELYAARFILHEEYPAWAMNDREVWGIGLDA
- a CDS encoding AMP-binding protein, yielding MRKGLIHEILADAAWKCPDVEVISGSYRSTYEKEWQRVYHLAHGMRRIGIQKGTVVGILDVNSYRFFELQFALSMLGAINHPLNFRLPKADLLYTVQHAGDEYIFAWEGFAQVAHTMQTSVRQVIWMREDRSLAIAPEHGELTFEQLIAIGRDAAQQEPIEFGIDVEDDDIFSIFYTTGTTGRPKGMRYRHRDMLHASLQIAHHLAIHDTGAKIVSGDTMMPLIPFFHIHGWGASFFIPYLGAKLVLPERADAKEQLAIIAHEHVTWSNMVPTQLHMLLHEWEQQTGCKEHLPLRVLTGGSPLSTGLTQRLHEAGITFSLIYGGSDQLGTSISAIVDAKRLTDQERRTILATRTLPLPMVIVDVRHEEGGSVPRDGVTIGEVWVKSPWLPDGYFCDPDRSRATYSDGWFRSGDLAVWHEDSSLYVLDRQKDAVKSGGEWIATSVIESLLSECDGVIDVAVIAWPDERWGERPIAVIEMSKRANAICSEEFLWEHLRQAVQDGRLATFWIPDRIVFMDRLPMTSAGKIHKAALRETLQIRTE
- a CDS encoding MerR family transcriptional regulator, with the protein product MERRFTISEITELFDVTPRTLRYYEEVGLLAPERRGVQRLYHDRDRVRLQLILRGRRLGFGLKEIADMLDLYDVDVTEITQLEDVLKRGDEKLSDIDAQIRDLEVVRSELLELRERITQTLAHKRRGEKQV
- a CDS encoding peptide ABC transporter substrate-binding protein, with product MPWITKGKMNRVGSQKVKSFGYGMLAVSLALVVTGCGSTTNSSTGSAGQSATSLKPTPGGTIVIAQAAQTNYNWYLPITDASFDYNAGLYDEIYKPLLWINNNYSINWQSSIANKITYNKSGTIYHVFLNPKWKWSNGQPVTSKDVLFTWHVIQAASSANAPAPWPYVGEGTGDIPSGIKSVVANNSYEFTVTLDQPANQQWFIYNGLIQLVPMPAAAWDIHKNIMKEIKYLGEEATNPNFISVVDGPFKLQKAVPNQYWTLIPNPEYSGHKSIVSKIILAYEASNTAEFAALRTGEVNVGYMDLSQIGSSKALTSQGDSIVPEYTFGYFDTELNLFPGAQVRGIFKNLYVRQAMEMGINNQAINQYIYHGYADPIDGPIPNIPKTKFYDPALNTNPYPFNIAAGKKLLESHGWKLVNGVMTKGSEKMKFTMLYPSGTLSETDAVELMQQDWAQEGIDIQVKPLSFSSLISLTSDVKNPNGWQMATGLGWYYDGPGFYPSGGGLFGTGASSGDGYSNSEEDALIHATHLPYPTEQQNMQVFFKYEEFTAKHLPVLWQNNQATLTVHAPNIHGTIQYADASVGIPQMQYWWVSPSA